In a single window of the Chionomys nivalis chromosome 11, mChiNiv1.1, whole genome shotgun sequence genome:
- the LOC130884449 gene encoding uncharacterized protein LOC130884449, translated as MGAKSSKPIPPSSPLGQLLEALQPHALIPSVKLSTLIRLCSKRWPSYGLQGNFKWPSCGSFDPDILRELANFCHRSAKWKEMMYIMAFFYMALKTNPSTVSQCSPAHMFLAMPPHPEPPAPAMDPADEPPPPRPRGATPSRSARSNDGSSIPLSSKVSFRHRKSSSRSPNRSPSSSPTGSRSGSTGISPSSSEEASTRPRRSRERSRERLENSPHPHHRSHGGVEASTRPHRRTYRQSGTSSDSSPSPSRPVPRPRSSKAPLGGSTPAHRLAPSFTPPLTRSRAAESDAGQVRPATVLPLREVAGAEGVMRVHVPFALSELSHISKLLGSYTANPTNFTKEFQYLTQSYNLTYHDIFMILSNNLLPEERRRVWEQARLHADEVHQTLASHPPGAEAVPDQEPHWDYNSPGGILARDRFLTCLMIGLRKAALKPVNYSKLAEIFQDTKENPSAFLDRLTKAMLQFTNMDPESTEGRQLLMTHFFNQCYPDIKAKLRRFEKGPLTPQAQALEVAFKVYHARNDKARNHCHVITAPARPAEVTDSTRPVRAAPPPPGVREPPGPCFKCAS; from the exons atgggcgctaagtcttcaaaaccaattcccccttcctctcctctgggacagctgttggaagccctacagccccacgccttaattccttctgttaaattatctacactcatccgcctttgctctaagaggtggccgtcctacggcctacaggggaactttaaatggccatcttgcgggtcttttgaccccgatattctacgggaactagctaacttttgccaccgttctgctaaatggaaagaaatgatgtatattatggcattcttttacatggctttaaaaacaaatccttctactgtctctcagtgctcacctgctcacatgttcttagcaatgccgccccacccggaacctcctgctcctgctatggaccccgcggacgaacctccacctccccggcctcgcggggctactccttcccgttctgccagatctaacgatggttcttccattcccctttcctccaaagtttcttttaggcacagaaaatcctcctccaggtcacctaaccgttctccgtctagttccccaacaggctcccgttctggatctacagggatttcgcccagttcctccgaggaggcttccacccgcccccgccgatcccgggagcgatcccgggagcggctggaaaattctccccacccccaccacaggtcgcatgggggggtggaggcttccacccgcccccaccgcaggacatACAGACAGTCGGGaacgtcttcggattcttccccatccccctcccgccccgtccctaggccgcgatcttccaaagcccctctggGCGGCTCCACTCCCGCCCACCGCCTTGCACCTTCTTTCACCCCTCCGCTCACACGCTCGCGTGCTGCGGAGTCTGACGCTGGTCAAGTCAGACCAGCCACCGTTCTGCCCTTGCGGGAGGTGGCTGGGGCAGAGGGTGTAATGAGAGTCCACGTTCCGTTCGCCTTATCGGAACTCTCACATATTTCTAAGTTACTCGGGTCATACACGGCTAATCCCACCAATTTCACAAAGGAGTTTCAATATTTAACCCAATCTTATAACCTAACttaccatgacatttttatgatccTGTCTAATAACTTGCTTCCCGAGGAGCGCAGGCGGGTTTGGGAGCAAGCGAGACTCCATGCTGATGAAGTCCACCAAACCTTAGCCTCCCACCCTCCGGGGGCAGAGGCGGTGCCAGACCAGGAACCCCACTGGGATTATAATTCCCCTGGGGGCATTCTGGCCAGAGACCGGTTCCTAACTTGCCTCATGATAGGGCTCCGCAAGGCTGCCCTTAAACCAGTAAACTATTCTAAACTTGCAGAAATTTTTCAGGACACTAAGGAAAATCCTTCCGCATTCCTTGACCGCCTTACCAAAGCCATGTTACAGTTTACGAACATGGATCCAGAATCCACTGAGGGCAGACAGCTTCTAATGACCCATTTCTTTAACCAGTGCTACCCGGATATCAAAGCCAAGCTCAGACGTTTTGAAAAGGGTCCCCTAACCCCACAAGCACAGGCTCTGGAGGTGGCCTTCAAAGTGTACCACGCCAGGAACGACAAGGCTCGCAACCACTGCCACGTGATAACCGCGCCTGCCCGGCCAGCAGAGGTGACAGACTCGACCCGTCCTGTTCGTGCTGCCCCCCCACCTCCCGGGGTGCGTGAGCCACCGGGCCCATGCTTCAAGTGTG catcctaa